The genomic stretch TGCGGTCGTATCCGACCGCCCGGGGACAACCCGGGACTGGATCGGCTTTGAGGCCGAGTTGGCGGGCTTCCCGGTAGAGTGGATCGATACGGCTGGACTGCGCTCCGGGGATGATGCGCTCGAAGCGGTCGCCATGGCACGGACCCGCGAACTGGCGGCGCGGGCGGACGCTGTCGTGGTTGTACTTGATGGTCGCCCCGAAGCCGCGGAGGTAACGACCGCGTTCGTGCAGGAATATGCCGGCCCCCCGCCGGCCGCCGTCGTCTGGAACAAGGCCGATGCGTGTGGGACTCAAGACCATGCTGCACGTTGCCATGCCTTGCTCCCGCCGGCCTGGGCCTCCCGGACTGTTGTGGCGGCCGCGCAGATCGGTTTGGGGTTGGAGGTTTTGCGGAACCAACTGGCCACCGTCCTGTGTCCGGAGTCCCGGGAACTCGACGCGCCCGCAGCGTTTTCGGAGGTCGTCGCCATGCGGCTAGCCGATCCTAACTGGTTATTGGAGAAAGAATTAACGTCACAGGATTCCGGCTGAAGCGGCCACGTGCGACGTGCGAATTCCGGTTGCGGCCGGCGCGCGGCTGCGGCTAGCATAAGATTCGCGTGTTCGTCCAGGCCCGGCCAATGCGGTCCGGGCGGCGGATACGGGTGGATTTGGGAGTGTGTACTTGATAGGCGTCCTCGGGCTGGCCCTGCTGGGTCTGACGCTGTATGTCTCGACGCTGGTCTACACGATTCGAACGTTTTCACGGTCGAAGCTGGCAGCGTTGTTGACCAACGGTCATCGCGAGCGCTGGCTGACCTGGCTTGACCGGGTGGACTGGGAACTGCAGACGGTTCTCGGCTTGTTTCGACTCAGTCTGCACCTGGGCATGCTGGGCTTCGTCCTGCATCTCTTCGTCGCGCACTTGTCCCGGGAGACCAGCTTCTGGCTGGGGGTGGAGAGTGGGGCCGTCACACTGCTCGTGTTGGCGATCTTCTCCATCGCCGTACCGCACGCGCTGGCCGTGCATGCCGGCGAACGCATTCTCGCGGCGAGTCTGCACCTGTTGATGGTGATGCGATGGATCTTCTGGCCCATGGGGCGCGTCTTTGATGGCGTCGAGTTCGTCGTGCGGCGACTGCTCGGCAAGGCCGACTTCAACGATGAGGAGGAAAGTGAGCGCGTCGAGCAGGAGATCCTCGATGCCGTGTCCGAGGGTGAGGCCTACGGTGCGGTCGATGAAGAGAAGAAGGAGATGATCGAGTCCGTCTTCGAACTCGATGAGACGCCCGTTACCGCGATCATGACGCCGCGGACGGACATTCACGCCCTGCCCGCCAACGCGACTTACGACGACGTGCGGGCAATGATCCTGAGTACCGGACACTCGCGGATCCCGGTGTACGAGGGCACGATCGACCACATCGTGGGGGTGGTTTACGCCAAGGATCTCCTCCGGCTCAACTCCGATGAGCCGTTCGATGTGCGAACCGTCATGCGCACGGCGCCCTACGTCCCGGAAACCAAGACGATCGACGCGCTGCTGGACGAGTTCCGTGCTACGCGGGTACAGATCGCCATCGTGCTTGACGAGTACGGTGGCACGGCCGGCCTTTGCACGATCGAGGACATCCTTGAAGAACTCGTCGGTGAAATCGACGACGAGTACGACCAGAGCCCGCCACCCGCCATGAACCGGCTGGACGAGACCACGCTGGAGGTCGATGCGCGCGTCCACATCAGCGAAATCAACGCTGAACTCGATATTGAATTGCCGGAGGAAGAAGACTACGAGACCATTGGTGGCTTTGTTTTCGCCACGCTTGGAAAGATCCCAGCGGCCGGCGAGGAGTTCGTTCACGGCAACATTCACGTGCAGATCGTCGAAGCCGAGCCGCGCCGCATCAAGCGGCTGCGCCTGCACGTACAGCGCGAGCGCGCCCAGGCGAGTTGAGTTGCCCGGCAGCCGACCGCGACACCACGTTGCCGGATACTGCTGGACTTCGGCTGGTCCACTTTGTAGTCTGATCTATGCGAGGGGCAGCGGTGGGTCGTGGAGGAAAAAGCATGTCCCGTTTGGCAAGTGGCGTCGCGCTGTCGCTCACCATCCTGGGGGGACTCGCGGCGCGTGGGGCAGAGTTTCGCGGGCTGGGCCAGTTTCCTGGGCACATCGGCAGTGCCGCAGTGTCCATTTCCCGCCATGGCACGGTGGTGACCGGATGGGGCCTGCGAGCCAACGGCGACCGGGTCGCCCTTGCGTGGCTCGATGGGTCGGTCATCGAGATCGGTGATTTGCCCGGCGGCGCGCGTCGAGCGCAAGCGGATGCGGCCACGGACGACGGCAGTGTCATCGTCGGGGGTGCCAGCTCCTTCGCATCGGGCTACACACGCTTCGAGGCGTTCCGTTGGGCGAAAGGCACCCTCACGCCCTTGGGATTCCTGGAGGGCGGCAATTCCTGGAGCTTCGCACGCGATGTTTCAGCGGACGGCACAGTCATTGTGGGTTCCTCGTCGAGTGCTCTGGGTAGCCGCGCGGTGGTGTGGCACACAGAGACCGTGACGGCTCTGCCACCGGCCACGGGCGATTCCCAGAGTACGGGCTTGGCCGTGTCTGCGGATGGCAGCGTGGTGGTCGGATCATCCTGGTTCAGCCGTGATCGGGCGGTACGGTGGGTGCACGGGCAGGTGGAGTTGCTGCCCAGCGCCCCAGCACACCATAACAGTTACGCTTCGGATGTCTCTGCGGATGGGACCGTGATTGTGGGCAGTACACTCACCAGTACCGGACAGTTCGCCACAATCTGGGAAGCCGGAGTGCCCCGTCTGTTAGGAGACCTGCCGGGTGGTGCCATTGCGAGTCTCGCGCACGGGGT from Phycisphaerales bacterium encodes the following:
- a CDS encoding 50S ribosome-binding GTPase; the encoded protein is MAWRPAGQVVRARLVQGDELLDDILVSFHGSAEAPEIRVHLHGNPVLVARVRSLLPSARPAVAPALWNAADFLEVEAIRSLPGMRTLRGVRWLLAQPPRLRKARDQLRTLPADMAQTEWAAIAARRHIARRFEQPLRLVLAGPPNAGKSTLANALADRPVAVVSDRPGTTRDWIGFEAELAGFPVEWIDTAGLRSGDDALEAVAMARTRELAARADAVVVVLDGRPEAAEVTTAFVQEYAGPPPAAVVWNKADACGTQDHAARCHALLPPAWASRTVVAAAQIGLGLEVLRNQLATVLCPESRELDAPAAFSEVVAMRLADPNWLLEKELTSQDSG
- a CDS encoding HlyC/CorC family transporter encodes the protein MIGVLGLALLGLTLYVSTLVYTIRTFSRSKLAALLTNGHRERWLTWLDRVDWELQTVLGLFRLSLHLGMLGFVLHLFVAHLSRETSFWLGVESGAVTLLVLAIFSIAVPHALAVHAGERILAASLHLLMVMRWIFWPMGRVFDGVEFVVRRLLGKADFNDEEESERVEQEILDAVSEGEAYGAVDEEKKEMIESVFELDETPVTAIMTPRTDIHALPANATYDDVRAMILSTGHSRIPVYEGTIDHIVGVVYAKDLLRLNSDEPFDVRTVMRTAPYVPETKTIDALLDEFRATRVQIAIVLDEYGGTAGLCTIEDILEELVGEIDDEYDQSPPPAMNRLDETTLEVDARVHISEINAELDIELPEEEDYETIGGFVFATLGKIPAAGEEFVHGNIHVQIVEAEPRRIKRLRLHVQRERAQAS
- a CDS encoding PEP-CTERM sorting domain-containing protein, with protein sequence MSRLASGVALSLTILGGLAARGAEFRGLGQFPGHIGSAAVSISRHGTVVTGWGLRANGDRVALAWLDGSVIEIGDLPGGARRAQADAATDDGSVIVGGASSFASGYTRFEAFRWAKGTLTPLGFLEGGNSWSFARDVSADGTVIVGSSSSALGSRAVVWHTETVTALPPATGDSQSTGLAVSADGSVVVGSSWFSRDRAVRWVHGQVELLPSAPAHHNSYASDVSADGTVIVGSTLTSTGQFATIWEAGVPRLLGDLPGGAIASLAHGVSADGGVVVGWSDDGTAAEPFVWTSAAGMRSLRELLLTDFGLDIGAWQLESCHAVSDDGLRLVGTGFNPAGQREAWMAIIPEPSGLIGLLALGAITLRHRPQ